The DNA window CTCTCGCATTGTTTCTTATTGCCGAAGGTATAGAAAAAGGTGACAGGGCTGCTATTTATTCGAAGAGCTGTCCTGAATGAGGAATATCTTATCTCGGACTCATCTTAGCAGGTGCAGTTGCTGTCCCTGTTGACTCACAGCTTGAGGCAGAAGACGTAAGAAATATACTGATTCACTCCCGGAGCAGGGTCATTTTTATATCCAGATAAAACCTCGATAAAACATTATCTGCCACCGCAGGTCTTCAGTTAAAGGTCATAAATCTTGATAGTGAGGAGTTTTATGATATATGTAAATCAAGGGGCGAAAAGTCTGAAGGTATTGCCTCGATGCGAGTCTTCGCAGAGAGTCGCTTCGACCTCCCACAAATTCATGAAACTGATGTTGCCTCAATAGTCTATACATCAGGGACAACAGGCATACCAAAAGGTGTGGCGCTCACCCATAAAAACTTTTGCTTTGACGCCTTTAGCATTATAGAGGCAGGTCTTATGTCAAGAGATGACAATGTCCTCGGCATCCTGCCACTTCACCATACATATCCATTTATGACAACCTTTCTCACACCGCTGTTTGCAGGCGCCACTGTTACTTATCTGACAACACTAAAAGGGCCTGAAATAGTAAAAACGATGAGAGAGTGCGGCATAACTATTTTTGAAGGCGTGCCCCAGATCTTCGACATGCTCTTGAGAGGCATTTATTCAAAAATGGGAAAGATCCTTTTAAAAGGGCTTTTTTACATATCTGGCTGGGTAAGGGAAAAAACTGGACTTAATTTAGGAAAAATTCTTTTCAGCAAAATCCATAAAAGCTTTGGCCAGAAATTCAGATTCTTTGCCTCTGGAGGCGCAAAGCTTGACCCTGATGTAGCGAGGGGATTTTTCTCTCTTGGTTTTACCATCCTTGAAGGCTATGGCCTGACAGAGACATCACCTGTTGCCACTTTCAATCCTGAAAAAAAACCAAAATTAGGCTCAGTGGGCCTGCCAATTCCAGGGGTTGAAATAACGATATTAAATCCAGACAAAGAGGGTATTGGTGAGATAGCTATCAAGGGGCCAATAGTAATGAAAGGCTACTACCTTAATCCTGAAGCTACTGAAAAGGCAATCAGAGACGGCTGGTTTATGACAGGTGATTTAGGATACAAAGATACAGAGGGATACCTTTATATAACAGGACGCTTAAAAGAAGTAATAGTCCTGAGTTCTGGGAAAAACCTCTACCCTGAAGAGATTGAGAAACATTACCTTAATACGCCTTTTGTGAAAGAAATATGTGTGATCGGGCTTGAAACCAGACCTGGTGTCACAGACAGCCTTCAGGCCATAGTCGTGCCAAACTTTGATTATTTGAAAGAGCAGAAGATTGCTAATTTTAACGAGGCCCTTAAGTGGGAAATAAATTCCCTGTCATTAAAACTGCCTCCCTATAAAAGGATAAAAGGTTACAGGGTCTTAACAGAACCCCTTCCCAAGACACCCCTCGGAAAAGTAAGGCGATTCATGATAAAAGAACTTCTCGAAGAGGGCAGAAAACCAGAGGTCAGGGCAATATCTCCTGAGGACATAATATTTATGGAAGAACCATCTTCTAAAAAAATACTTGAATATCTAAAAGACATCTCAAAAAAAGAATTTATAAGCCTCGATGATAATCTGGAACTTGACCTCGGCCTCGATTCGCTGCAGAGGGTAGAAATGGTAGTTGCTCTGGAGCAGATGCTTGCTGCGAAACTTCCAGAGGGCTTTGGCGCTGAGGTTCTAAGCGTAAGGGATGTAATCAGGAAACTTATAGAATTTAAGAGCAGGCCAGAGGAAAGAGGCGAGGTCAGGGGATGGTCAGAGATCTTAGAGGCTCAGCCTGATGAAAAAGATAAAGCTAAGATTGGCCTTGCTCATGGGGCCATCACAAGACTATTTGTTGCATCATTGCTTCTTCTGCTGAAAGGCATCTTAAAACTCATATTCAGACTTGAAGTTAAAGGTCTTGAGAATTTACCGCCGCCGCCTTATATGATTACCCCAAACCACACAAGCAACATGGATGGGTTTGTTGTAGCTGCCTCTGTTCCATTAAAAACCTTTACTGACCTTTATTTTGTCGGTTTTCAGAAGTATTTTAGAAACCCTATTACCTCTGCCTTTGCAAGGCTTGCACATGTGATACCAATAGACCCTGAGACTTACCTTTACAGGGCCATGCAACTTAGCGCGTTTGTGCTTAAAAACAGCAAAGCCCTTTGCCTGTTCCCTGAAGGCGGCAGGTCATTTGATGGCGAGCTTATGGCTTTCAAAAAAGGCGTAGGTATTCTCTCAAAAGAGCTCAGTGTGCCTCTTATACCAACAGTGATTAAAGGAACATTTACCGCCCTTCCGAGGGGTGCGCGGTGGCCAAAACTAACCAGGATAAAGATAACATTTGGAAAGCCCATTTCCCTGAAAGACATGGATTTCTTAAAAAAACCTGAAGGCATTGATGAGTATGAGTGGATTGCTTCAAGGTTGAGGGATGAGATAGTAAAAATGGGCCGCCTGGTAAGCTTGTAAGATAAGTTTAACAAGACCACCAAACGCCCTGAATTATAAGGACTTTTACTCAGGGTATAAAAGTTTTTTAATTGACACTAAATTTTTTAAAATGTTAGAGTTAACAACTTTCTCTAAATCCCTCTTTCAAGGGAAGAAAATCACACGGAGGTTTGATGATAGAGGCATCTGCAAATGTTGAAAAAACCCTAAAAAAAATTCTTGATAACTACAAACGGGATGAAGGCAACACCATTTCAGTGCTTCAGGATATACAGGATGCATTTGGCTATATACCAGAAGATGCAGTAGAGTGGTTTTCAAAAAAACTGGATATCCCTGCAAGTCGATTCTTCGGAATTACCACGTTTTATGCCCAGTTCCATCTGAAGCCGAGGGGTAAAAATATAATCTCTGTCTGCTGCGGAACNCAGCCTGCCATGTTAAGGGCAGTAATAAAATTGCTGAGCGGATTAAAAAAGACCTCAGTCTTAACTCTGAGGGGGAAACAACAGAGGACAAAAGATTCACATTTGAGGTAGTCAGGTGTGTGGGAGCGTGCAGTATTGCGCCTGTGGTTTTAGTAAATAACAGGGTTTATGGAGATATGACGGTTGATAATACTTCCAAACTTATTAAAAAGCTAGAGGGGTCAAGGGGCTCAGGTGCAGAAGGATAATCTAAAAGAGGTTATTGTGAGGGTCTGCATAGGCACTGGCGGGCTTGCTGCTGGTGGCAAAGAGGTGATAGATGCCTTTAAAAAAGTGATCGCTGATAGATGCGTTGATATAGATTTGGATTTCACATGTCATTACCAGAAGGTGGGATGCCGTGGATTCTGCGCAAGGGACGTTCTTGTTGATGTAGTGGATGGTGATAAGAGTCTAACATATCAGTGTATAAAACCTGAAATGGCAACGAGGATAGTGGATGAACACCTGATAGGAAGTAATCCTGTTAAGGAGTGGCTCATAGATGATACCTATTATGCATTTCATGCAAAGCAGAAGAAGGTCCTCCTTGCAGATTGTGGAACAATAGACCCGGAGGATATACAGGCATATATAAATGTTGGAGGATACAGTGGCATAAAGAAGGTTCTTTTGGAGGCAAGTCCTGAGGATGTGATTTCAGAGATAAAGGCATCCGGCCTCCGTGGAAGGGGTGGCGCTGGATTTCCTACAGGTCTCAAATGGGAGATATGCCGGAAAGCACCAGGTGATATTAAGTACATAATCTGTAATGCTGATGAAGGTGACCCTGGGGCATTTATGGATAGGTCAATCATTGAAGGCAATCCTCACTCGGTTATTGAAGGGATGATGATAGCCGGCTATGCCGTTGGTTCCAATCAGGGCTATGTCTATATTAGAGCAGAATATCCCTTTGCAGTGGAAAGATTGAGATTGGCAATATCGCAGGCGCACGAAAGAGGTTATCTCGGGAAAAACATGTTCGGCTCTAATTTCGATTTCGATATAAAAATAAAGTTAGGTGCAGGCGCCTTTGTCTGCGGCGAAGAAACAGCATTGATTGCATCCATCGAGGGACAGAGGGGAATGCCGAGGGCAAAGCCGCCCTTCCCTGTTCATTATGGTCTATGGGGGAAACCCACAGTCATCAATAATGTAGAGACACTTTCAAACATACCTTACATAATAAGAAATGGTGCAGAGTGGTATGCATCCATAGGCACAGAGAAAAGTAAAGGCACAAAGGTTTTTGCATTAACAGGAAAGATTAAGAATACAGGATTGATAGAGGTTCCCATGGGCATTCCCCTCAGGGAGATAATATACGATATCGGTGGAGGAATAGAAGGTGGAAAGGCATTCAAGGCGGTCCAGACAGGTGGTCCCTCCGGAGGCTGCATACCTGCTGAATTACTCGATACCCCTGTGGATTTCGAATCCCTCGCAGAAGTTGGCTCTATTGTTGGCTCAGGCGGGATGGTGGTTTTAGATGAAACTGATTGCATGGTCAATATCGCAAAATTCTTTTTAGAATTCACACAGGCAGAGTCCTGTGGAAAATGCGTTCCCTGCAGGGTAGGGACGAAAAGGCTCCTGGAAATTCTGGACAGGATTACGAAGGGCATGGGTCATGTTGATGATATCGAACTTCTTGAAAAATTGAGTCATGATGTAAAGGTAACATCCCTCTGCGGCCTTGGCCAGACAGCGCCTAATCCAGTCCTGAGCACTATAAAATATTTCAGAGATGAATACGAGGCCCATATCAGGGATAAAAAATGCCCTGCAAAGGTGTGCAAAGACCTTTTAACCTTCTATATAATAGAAGAACTTTGTACAGGTTGCGGCGCATGCCTGAGGGCCTGTCCTGCAAAGGCAATAACAGGGGGAAAGAAGAAACCACACTTTATAACTCAGGAGTTATGTATAAAATGCGGGGCATGTTTTGATGTATGCAAGTTTAAGTCGGTATTAAAGCAGTAACAAGTAACGAGGGACAAGTAACGAGTTATGAAAGGACATCATAATTTAGAGGTATGGAAAAGGGCAATTAAATTTGTCACAGAGATTTATAAAATGACTGATAATTTTCCTAACAATGAAATTTACGGCTTATCCCAACAAATGAGAAGATCTGCTGTCTCTATACCAAGCAATGTTGCTGAAGGGGCTGGAAGGAATAGCACACGAGAGTTTTTACAATTTTTATCTATATCGCAGGGATCTCTATCAGAACTTGAAACCCAACTGATTATAGGTAATAACTTAGGTTATATAAGAAACGTTGAAATAACATTAAAAGAACTTGATGAGATTTCAAAAATGCTTATTGGTCTTAGTAAGTCTCTCAAGCGTAAAAAAGGGCAACAAGATGACTAAAAATAACAGTTTGTCACTCGTCACTCGTCACTCGTCACTCGTCACTTTAACCATAGATGGTAAACCAATATCAGTTTTAGAGGGGACATCTGTCCTCGATGCTGCGAAGAGGCTGGATATCTCGATACCTGCACTTTGCCATCATCCAAAGCTAACCCCTTTTGGTGGCTGCAGGCTCTGTATCGTTGAGATAAAGGGTATGGCAAGGCCTGTTACTTCCTGCACAACACCTGTTAGCGAGGGCATGGAGGTAACAACCACAAGCCAGTATCTTGAAGGGCTAAGGAGAACTCTCCTGGAGATGATCCTATCCGACCACCCCAACGACTGCATGGTATGCGAGAAGGCAGGTGACTGCACTCTTCAGGAGCTCGCATACTTTTATGGCATAAGGGAAACCAAATTTGAAGGAGAAAGAAGAATATACACAGAGAGGGATGGAAACCCATTTATCGAAAGGGAGCTTGAGAAATGCATAATGTGTGGAAGATGCGTAAAGGTCTGTGATGAGGTTCAGGGCGTTGGTGCAATAGATTTTGGTTACAGGGGATTCGATACAAAGATATGCACGCCCTTTGAAAAGGACCTTAGCTGCGAGTTTTGTGGCCAGTGTGTTGCTGTCTGTCCAACAGGGGCACTTACGGGCAAGTTATGGAAACAGAAAGGAAGACAAAAGGACATAAAGGAAATAGATACCACCTGCCCTTATTGTGGTTGTGGCTGTAACATTACCCTGCATGTAAGGAGAGATGAAGTAATAAGAATAACTTCAAGGGAAGATACTATTAACGAGGGCTGGCTATGTATGAAGGGTAGGTTTGGATATAGTTTTATAAACAGCCCTGATAGATTGACAAAGCCTCTTATCAGGATAGAGACAAGTGACAAGAGACAAGAGACAAGTAAATATAATAGCTCGTCGCTCGTCGCTCATCACTCGTCACTTTTCAGAGAGGCCTCATGGGACGAGGCACTCGATTATATATCAGAGAGGCTGAAGGCCATTAAAGATAAAGACGGTCCTGATGCCATAGCCGGGCTGTCCTCTGCGAGATGCACAAATGAGGAAAACTATTTCTTCCAGAAGTTCATGAGGGCTGTTATCGGGACGAACAACATTGACCACTGTGGAAGGTATTGACACAGCGCAACAGTGGCCGGTCTGGCCACAGTATTCGGCTCAGGGGCTATGACAAACTCCATTCCTGAGATAGAAAATAATGACCTGCTCTTTGTTATAGGTTCAAACACCACAGAGACCCATCCAATCATTGGGCTTAAGATGAAAAAGGCTGTAAGAAAAGGAGCAAGGCTCATTGTGGCAGACCCAAGAAGGATAGACCTTGTGAGGTTTGCACATCTATGGCTGCAGCAGAGGCCGGGAACCGATGTAGCTCTCTTAAACTCAATGATGCATGTGATATTGAAAGAGGGCTTAGAAGATAGAGAGTTCATAAAAACCTGGACAGAGGGCTTTGAGGAATTCAGGGATTCTCTATCTGAATTCACTCCAGAAGTAGGAGAAAAGATTACAGGAGTTCCAAAAGATAAGATAATTGAAGCAGCCTTACTTTATGGAAACGCAGAACGACCTGGGATATATTACACAATGGGGATGACCCAGCATACTCATGGAACTGACAACGTATATTCCATAGCAAACCTTGCACTTATGACAGGCAATCTTGGTAAGGAATTCTCAGGGGTAAATCCTTTAAGGGGCCAGAACAATGTGCAGGGTTCCACTGATATGGGTTGTTCCCCAAATCTGTATCCTGGCTATCAGAGGGTTGATATGCCTGCTATAAAGGAGAAATTCGAAAGGGCATGGGGTGTTAAGCTTTCTGATAAGATAGGTCTTACTGCCACAGAGATGATAGATGCGGCAATCATTGGAAACCTTAAGGCAATGTATATAATGGGCGAAAACCCTGTTCTCAGCGACCCTGATGTAAACCACACAATAAAGGCATTAAAAAACCTTGAATTTCTCGTTGTCCAGGATATATTTTTAACAGAGACAGCAGCTCTTGCGGATGTTGTGCTTCCTGCTGCGTCCTTTGCAGAAAAAAACGGGACATTCACGAATACAGAACGGCGGGTTCAGAGGGTGAGGAAGGCTATAAATCCCCCTGGCGATACAAAAGAGGACTCATGGATTATCATAGAGCTAAGCAAAAGGTTTGGCTATGAGATGAAATACAATTTCATAGAAGAGGTCCTTCTGGAGATAGGTATGCTCTGGCCTGCAATGGCTGGTATAACATACGGCCGCATAGAGAAGTGGGGGCTGCAGTGGCCATGCCCTACCCTCGACCATCCAGGGACGCCGTATCTCTTTAAGGGAGGGTTCCCGAGAGGAAGGGGCAGATTCACATCTGTAAAATACAGGCCATCTGCAGAGCTACCTGACAATGAATATCCTTTTATACTCTCAACAGGAAGGCAATTATTTCAATATCACACAGGTTCAATGACAAGAAAGACACCTGCGATAGAAGCAATTGCGTCCCAGCCTTATGTAGAGATAAATCCAGAGGATGCAAAGAAACTCGGTATAAGCGATGGCCAGAAGGTAAAGGTTTCTTCAAGAAGGGGGACAATAGAGACAATTGCAAGGATTTCAGAAAGGCCATTAAAGGGCATGGTATTTATACCCTTTCATTTCAAGGAGGCTGCTGCTAATGTGCTTACAAATACTGCCCTTGACCCTATCTGCAAGATACCTGAATTAAAAGTATGCGCAGTAAAAGTGGAATTATGATAATGTCAAAATTATCTCTGTGTTCTCTGTGGTTAAATTTTGATAATACTATTTTGTTCAGGAGGATGCTTTCATGATTAAGGCAGACGTATTGAGACAACAGGTCCTGCTCGAAGACATTGATGAGGCAGGGCTAAACAGAATATCCAGAATCATTAAAAAAATATCCTTCAAAAAAGGAGAGCTTCTCTTTAAAGAGAAAGAAGATACAAAGGGCATCTATCTTATCAATTCCGGGAAGGTTGAAATCTCCAAGGTCACTTCTGATGGCTGGAAACAGACCCTCGCTATTTTAACTCCCGGCCACTTCTTTGGAGAGTTGTCAATTCTTGAGAAGAGACGGCATGAGGCAAATGCAATTGCTATTGAGAATACTGAAATATTCATGATTGCGAAAGAAGATTTTGAAAAGATGGAAAAAGAAGATATAGCCCTGACCTCAAAGATTATAAAAAAAATTGCCCTGGTGATGAGCAAAAATCTCAGGCGCATGAACGATAAATTCCTTAAGGCGCTGATAAGCTACTAAACACAAAATGGGTCTGATAAGTCCTACAAGACATATTTTTATTTCTTATAAAGGAGGTTTATATGGCATTGAATCCAACCAAACATGCAGATTGGGAAATTGCACAAGAAGCAGAGACACGGATGAAAACAGTCTACCAGCTTTCAGAAGAGATGGGCCTGAAAAAGGAGGAACTCCTTCCACATGGCCACTATGTTGCAAAGTTAGACTTCAACAGTATCCTCAGGCGTCTCAGCAGTAAACCTGATGGCAAGTATATTGATGTTACTGCCATCACACCAACACCCCTCGGAGAGGGCAAATCAACCACCACCATGGGATTAACGCAAGGGCTTGGAAAAAGAGGCAAGAACGTTATAGCGGCAATACGTCAGCCTTCCGGGGGCCCTACTATGAATATAAAGGGCTCTGCTGCAGGAGGCGGACTTTCGCAATGTATTCCCCTTACGCCATTCTCGCTGGGGCTTACTGGCGATATAAACGCCCTCATGAATGCCAATAACCTTGCGATGGTCGCCCTCACCTCAAGGATGCAACATGAATTTAATTATACTGACGAGCAGCTCGCTAAGCGCAAATTAAAAAGGCTCAACATTGATCCCCGAAATGTAGAGATGAAATGGATAATGGATTTTTGTGCCCAGGCCCTCAGGGATATTATTATTGGTATTGGCGGTAAAGACGACGGATTTATGATGCGGTCTGGTTTTGCCATTGCTGTCTCATCAGAGGTGATGGCTATCCTCTCTGTTGCTACTGACCTTAAAGATATGCGGGAGAGGATGGGGAGGATCGTCGTTGCCTATGATAAAAATGGAAATCCCATTACAACAGAAGACCTTGAGGTCGCAGGTGCAATGACTGCATGGATGGTTGAGGCAATAAATCCAAATCTCATGCAGACTATAGAAGGACAGCCTGTCCTTGTTCACGCAGGGCCATTTGCCAATATTGCTATCGGCCAGTCCTCTATCATAGCAGACAGGGTTGGCCTCAAGCTCGGTGATTATCATGTAACTGAATCAGGATTTGGAGCTGACATTGGATTTGAGAAATTCTGGAACCTTAAATGCAGATTCTCAGGACTTAAGCCACATGCTGCAGTTATTGTTGCAACTATAAGGGCACTTAAATGCCACGGAGGAGCACCCATTCCTGTGCCTGGAAGGCCCATGCCTGAGGAATATAAGAGTGAAAACGTCGGATGGGTAGAAAAGGGTTGCGATAATCTTATCCATCACATTAAGACGGTAAAGAAGGCTGGTATTAATCCTGTTGTCTGTATTAATGCCTTCCACACTGATACAGATAACGAAATAAAGACTGTAAAACGACTTGCAGAAGCAGCAGGTGCGAGGGTTGCGGTATCGAGACACTGGCAGTATGGAGGCGACGGTGCCCTTGAACTTGCTGATGCTGTAATAGACGCATGCAATGAGACAAATGACTTTAAGTTCCTCTATGAACTCTCAACACCGCTTCGCCAGAGGATAGAGCTTATCGCAAAAGAAGTTTACGGCGCTGATGGCGTGGATTACTCAGCAGAGGCGATTGCAAAGGCAAAGAGGATGGAGGAAGACCCCGAGATAGCAAAACTCGGAACCTGTATGGTCAAGACTCAGCTTAGTGTCACTGATAATCCGAATCTGAAAGGTGTTCCCAAAGGATGGAAACTACATGTGCGCGACATCCTTACCTACAAAGGCGCGGGCTTTGTCGTCCCTGTTGCAGGCGCAATTAAATTAATGCCCGGAACCGCCTCTGACCCGGCATACAGAAGGGTCGATGTTGATGTGAATACAGGCAAAGTAAAAGGATTGTTTTAAATTTTAAAACGGGCAGGGATGCTTGACTAAAGTGGGTTGA is part of the Nitrospirota bacterium genome and encodes:
- a CDS encoding AMP-binding protein, which codes for MRVFAESRFDLPQIHETDVASIVYTSGTTGIPKGVALTHKNFCFDAFSIIEAGLMSRDDNVLGILPLHHTYPFMTTFLTPLFAGATVTYLTTLKGPEIVKTMRECGITIFEGVPQIFDMLLRGIYSKMGKILLKGLFYISGWVREKTGLNLGKILFSKIHKSFGQKFRFFASGGAKLDPDVARGFFSLGFTILEGYGLTETSPVATFNPEKKPKLGSVGLPIPGVEITILNPDKEGIGEIAIKGPIVMKGYYLNPEATEKAIRDGWFMTGDLGYKDTEGYLYITGRLKEVIVLSSGKNLYPEEIEKHYLNTPFVKEICVIGLETRPGVTDSLQAIVVPNFDYLKEQKIANFNEALKWEINSLSLKLPPYKRIKGYRVLTEPLPKTPLGKVRRFMIKELLEEGRKPEVRAISPEDIIFMEEPSSKKILEYLKDISKKEFISLDDNLELDLGLDSLQRVEMVVALEQMLAAKLPEGFGAEVLSVRDVIRKLIEFKSRPEERGEVRGWSEILEAQPDEKDKAKIGLAHGAITRLFVASLLLLLKGILKLIFRLEVKGLENLPPPPYMITPNHTSNMDGFVVAASVPLKTFTDLYFVGFQKYFRNPITSAFARLAHVIPIDPETYLYRAMQLSAFVLKNSKALCLFPEGGRSFDGELMAFKKGVGILSKELSVPLIPTVIKGTFTALPRGARWPKLTRIKITFGKPISLKDMDFLKKPEGIDEYEWIASRLRDEIVKMGRLVSL
- the nuoF gene encoding NADH-quinone oxidoreductase subunit NuoF — protein: MQKDNLKEVIVRVCIGTGGLAAGGKEVIDAFKKVIADRCVDIDLDFTCHYQKVGCRGFCARDVLVDVVDGDKSLTYQCIKPEMATRIVDEHLIGSNPVKEWLIDDTYYAFHAKQKKVLLADCGTIDPEDIQAYINVGGYSGIKKVLLEASPEDVISEIKASGLRGRGGAGFPTGLKWEICRKAPGDIKYIICNADEGDPGAFMDRSIIEGNPHSVIEGMMIAGYAVGSNQGYVYIRAEYPFAVERLRLAISQAHERGYLGKNMFGSNFDFDIKIKLGAGAFVCGEETALIASIEGQRGMPRAKPPFPVHYGLWGKPTVINNVETLSNIPYIIRNGAEWYASIGTEKSKGTKVFALTGKIKNTGLIEVPMGIPLREIIYDIGGGIEGGKAFKAVQTGGPSGGCIPAELLDTPVDFESLAEVGSIVGSGGMVVLDETDCMVNIAKFFLEFTQAESCGKCVPCRVGTKRLLEILDRITKGMGHVDDIELLEKLSHDVKVTSLCGLGQTAPNPVLSTIKYFRDEYEAHIRDKKCPAKVCKDLLTFYIIEELCTGCGACLRACPAKAITGGKKKPHFITQELCIKCGACFDVCKFKSVLKQ
- a CDS encoding four helix bundle protein, which translates into the protein MKGHHNLEVWKRAIKFVTEIYKMTDNFPNNEIYGLSQQMRRSAVSIPSNVAEGAGRNSTREFLQFLSISQGSLSELETQLIIGNNLGYIRNVEITLKELDEISKMLIGLSKSLKRKKGQQDD
- the fdhF gene encoding formate dehydrogenase subunit alpha, with protein sequence MTKNNSLSLVTRHSSLVTLTIDGKPISVLEGTSVLDAAKRLDISIPALCHHPKLTPFGGCRLCIVEIKGMARPVTSCTTPVSEGMEVTTTSQYLEGLRRTLLEMILSDHPNDCMVCEKAGDCTLQELAYFYGIRETKFEGERRIYTERDGNPFIERELEKCIMCGRCVKVCDEVQGVGAIDFGYRGFDTKICTPFEKDLSCEFCGQCVAVCPTGALTGKLWKQKGRQKDIKEIDTTCPYCGCGCNITLHVRRDEVIRITSREDTINEGWLCMKGRFGYSFINSPDRLTKPLIRIETSDKRQETSKYNSSSLVAHHSSLFREASWDEALDYISERLKAIKDKDGPDAIAGLSSARCTNEENYFFQKFMRAVIGTNNIDHCGRYUHSATVAGLATVFGSGAMTNSIPEIENNDLLFVIGSNTTETHPIIGLKMKKAVRKGARLIVADPRRIDLVRFAHLWLQQRPGTDVALLNSMMHVILKEGLEDREFIKTWTEGFEEFRDSLSEFTPEVGEKITGVPKDKIIEAALLYGNAERPGIYYTMGMTQHTHGTDNVYSIANLALMTGNLGKEFSGVNPLRGQNNVQGSTDMGCSPNLYPGYQRVDMPAIKEKFERAWGVKLSDKIGLTATEMIDAAIIGNLKAMYIMGENPVLSDPDVNHTIKALKNLEFLVVQDIFLTETAALADVVLPAASFAEKNGTFTNTERRVQRVRKAINPPGDTKEDSWIIIELSKRFGYEMKYNFIEEVLLEIGMLWPAMAGITYGRIEKWGLQWPCPTLDHPGTPYLFKGGFPRGRGRFTSVKYRPSAELPDNEYPFILSTGRQLFQYHTGSMTRKTPAIEAIASQPYVEINPEDAKKLGISDGQKVKVSSRRGTIETIARISERPLKGMVFIPFHFKEAAANVLTNTALDPICKIPELKVCAVKVEL
- a CDS encoding cyclic nucleotide-binding domain-containing protein, translating into MIKADVLRQQVLLEDIDEAGLNRISRIIKKISFKKGELLFKEKEDTKGIYLINSGKVEISKVTSDGWKQTLAILTPGHFFGELSILEKRRHEANAIAIENTEIFMIAKEDFEKMEKEDIALTSKIIKKIALVMSKNLRRMNDKFLKALISY
- a CDS encoding formate--tetrahydrofolate ligase, which translates into the protein MALNPTKHADWEIAQEAETRMKTVYQLSEEMGLKKEELLPHGHYVAKLDFNSILRRLSSKPDGKYIDVTAITPTPLGEGKSTTTMGLTQGLGKRGKNVIAAIRQPSGGPTMNIKGSAAGGGLSQCIPLTPFSLGLTGDINALMNANNLAMVALTSRMQHEFNYTDEQLAKRKLKRLNIDPRNVEMKWIMDFCAQALRDIIIGIGGKDDGFMMRSGFAIAVSSEVMAILSVATDLKDMRERMGRIVVAYDKNGNPITTEDLEVAGAMTAWMVEAINPNLMQTIEGQPVLVHAGPFANIAIGQSSIIADRVGLKLGDYHVTESGFGADIGFEKFWNLKCRFSGLKPHAAVIVATIRALKCHGGAPIPVPGRPMPEEYKSENVGWVEKGCDNLIHHIKTVKKAGINPVVCINAFHTDTDNEIKTVKRLAEAAGARVAVSRHWQYGGDGALELADAVIDACNETNDFKFLYELSTPLRQRIELIAKEVYGADGVDYSAEAIAKAKRMEEDPEIAKLGTCMVKTQLSVTDNPNLKGVPKGWKLHVRDILTYKGAGFVVPVAGAIKLMPGTASDPAYRRVDVDVNTGKVKGLF